The following coding sequences are from one Bos indicus x Bos taurus breed Angus x Brahman F1 hybrid chromosome 5, Bos_hybrid_MaternalHap_v2.0, whole genome shotgun sequence window:
- the SP7 gene encoding transcription factor Sp7 — protein MASSLLEEEAHYGSSPLAMLTAACSKFGSSSPLRDSTTLGKAGTKKPYSVTSDLSASKTMGDAYPAPFSSTNGLLSPPGSPPAPTSGYANDYPPFSHSFPGPTGTQDPGLLVPKGHSSSDCLPSVYTSLDMAHPYGSWYKAGIHAGISPGPGNAPTPWWDMHPGGNWLGGGQGQGDGLQGTLPAGPAQPPLNPQLPTYPSDFAPLNPAPYPAPHLLQPGPQHVLPQDVYKPKAVGNSGQLEGSGGAKPPRGAGTGGSAGYGSSGAGRSSCDCPNCQELERLGAAAAGLRKKPIHSCHIPGCGKVYGKASHLKAHLRWHTGERPFVCNWLFCGKRFTRSDELERHVRTHTREKKFTCLLCSKRFTRSDHLSKHQRTHGEPGPGPPPSGPKELGEGRSTGEEEASQTPRPSASPAPPEKAPEGSPEQSNLLEI, from the exons ATGGCGTCCTCCCTGCTTGAG gaGGAAGCTCACTATGGCTCCAGCCCCCTGGCCATGCTGACAGCGGCGTGCAGTAAATTTGGCAGCTCCAGCCCTCTGCGGGACTCCACGACACTGGGCAAAGCAGGCACAAAGAAGCCATACTCTGTGACCAGTGACCTTTCGGCCTCCAAAACCATGGGGGATGCTTACCCAGcccccttctccagcaccaatgggctcctctccccaccaggaagccctccagCACCCACCTCGGGCTATGCCAATGACTACCCTCCCTTTTCCCACTCGTTCCCAGGGCCCACGGGCACCCAGGACCCTGGGCTCCTAGTGCCCAAGGGGCACAGCTCTTCTGACTGCCTGCCCAGCGTCTACACCTCTCTGGACATGGCACATCCCTATGGCTCCTGGTACAAGGCAGGCATCCATGCAGGCATCTCACCGGGCCCAGGCAATGCTCCTACCCCTTGGTGGGACATGCATCCTGGGGGCAACTGGCTCGGTGGCGGGCAGGGCCAGGGTGATGGGCTGCAAGGGACACTGCCTGCAGGCCCTGCTCAGCCTCCACTGAACCCTCAGCTGCCCACCTACCCGTCCGACTTTGCCCCCCTTAATCCAGCCCCCTATCCAGCTCCCCATCTCCTGCAGCCAGGGCCCCAGCATGTCTTGCCCCAGGATGTCTATAAACCCAAGGCGGTGGGCAACAGTGGGCAGCTGGAGGGGAGCGGTGGAGCCAAACCCCCCCGGGGTGCAGGCACAGGGGGCAGTGCTGGCTACGGGAGCAGTGGAGCAGGGCGCTCCTCCTGCGACTGCCCCAACTGCCAGGAGCTGGAGCGCCTGGGTGCTGCCGCAGCCGGGCTGCGAAAGAAGCCGATCCACAGTTGCCACATCCCGGGCTGTGGCAAGGTGTACGGCAAGGCCTCCCATCTGAAGGCCCACTTGCGCTGGCACACGGGCGAGAGGCCTTTCGTCTGCAACTGGCTCTTCTGCGGCAAGAGGTTCACCCGTTCGGACGAGCTGGAGCGCCACGTGCGCACTCACACCCGGGAGAAGAAGTTCACCTGCCTACTCTGCTCCAAGCGCTTTACCCGAAGCGACCACCTGAGCAAACATCAACGCACCCACGGTGAGCCAGGTCCAGGACCCCCACCCAGCGGCCccaaggagctgggggagggccgCAGCACTGGCGAAGAGGAGGCCAGTCAGACGCCCAGACCTTCTGCCTCACCGGCACCCCCAGAAAAAGCCCCTGAAGGCAGCCCGGAGCAGAGCAACCTGCTGGAGATCTGA